A stretch of Bradyrhizobium sp. AZCC 2262 DNA encodes these proteins:
- a CDS encoding SPFH domain-containing protein: MTGFDIFAIAFVLLVIVTLFAGVKTVPQGYDWTIERFGKYTRTLAPGLNLIIPYFDRVGRKMNMMEQVINIPEQEVITKDNATVTVDGVAFFQVFDAAKASYEVANLEQAIIVLTMTNIRSVMGSMDLDQVLSHRDEINERLLRVVDAAVSPWGLKVNRIEIKDIVPPADLVEAMGRQMKAERVKRADILQAEGQRQSEILRAEGAKQGQILQAEGRKEAAFRDAEARERSAEAEAKATQMVSEAIAKGDVAALNYFIADKYIKAFGQLADSPNQKVIMLPIEAMSILGSLAGIGEIAKATFGESAASAAAAARRTSSVPNTGPTPPPVAPQR, encoded by the coding sequence ATGACGGGTTTCGACATCTTCGCGATCGCATTTGTTCTGCTCGTCATCGTCACCCTGTTCGCGGGCGTCAAGACGGTGCCGCAGGGCTATGACTGGACCATCGAGCGGTTCGGCAAATACACCCGCACGCTGGCGCCGGGGCTCAACCTCATCATTCCCTATTTCGATCGCGTCGGCCGCAAGATGAACATGATGGAGCAGGTGATCAACATTCCCGAGCAGGAGGTGATCACCAAGGACAACGCCACCGTGACGGTGGACGGCGTCGCGTTCTTCCAGGTGTTCGACGCGGCGAAGGCGAGCTACGAGGTCGCCAATCTCGAGCAGGCGATCATCGTTTTGACCATGACCAACATCCGTTCGGTGATGGGATCGATGGACCTCGACCAGGTGCTATCGCATCGCGACGAGATCAACGAGCGGCTGCTGCGCGTGGTCGATGCTGCAGTGTCGCCGTGGGGGCTGAAGGTCAACCGCATCGAGATCAAGGACATCGTGCCGCCGGCCGATCTGGTGGAAGCGATGGGACGGCAGATGAAGGCCGAGCGCGTCAAGCGCGCCGACATTCTGCAGGCCGAGGGCCAGCGCCAGTCGGAAATCCTGCGCGCCGAAGGCGCCAAGCAGGGCCAGATCCTGCAGGCCGAAGGTCGCAAGGAGGCTGCGTTCCGCGACGCTGAAGCGCGCGAGCGCTCGGCCGAAGCCGAGGCCAAGGCGACGCAGATGGTCTCCGAAGCCATCGCCAAGGGCGACGTCGCCGCGCTGAACTATTTTATCGCCGACAAATACATCAAGGCGTTCGGGCAGCTTGCGGATTCGCCGAACCAGAAGGTCATCATGCTGCCGATCGAAGCGATGAGCATTTTGGGATCGCTTGCCGGCATCGGCGAGATCGCCAAGGCCACCTTCGGCGAAAGCGCGGCCTCCGCGGCAGCCGCTGCACGGCGGACGTCCTCGGTGCCGAACACCGGACCGACGCCACCGCCGGTCGCGCCGCAACGGTGA
- a CDS encoding NfeD family protein: MAEMFSTLGTWNWLIFGFILMALELLAPGVFMFWLGLAALLVGLVSFAINPSWQTQLLMFAVFAVAAVPAWRHFARSASSRSASNPFLNKRTEALIGREFTLERPIVDGTGTVRIDDTIWRVAGPDAPAGSRVKVVQADGASLTVAAA, encoded by the coding sequence ATGGCCGAGATGTTTTCTACCCTGGGCACCTGGAACTGGCTGATCTTCGGCTTCATCCTGATGGCGCTGGAGCTCCTGGCACCGGGTGTCTTCATGTTCTGGCTCGGGCTCGCGGCGCTGCTGGTCGGGCTCGTGTCGTTTGCGATCAACCCGTCCTGGCAGACGCAGCTCCTGATGTTTGCGGTGTTCGCGGTCGCCGCCGTGCCGGCGTGGCGCCACTTTGCGCGCAGCGCGTCCAGCCGCAGCGCGAGCAATCCATTCCTCAACAAGCGCACTGAAGCCCTGATCGGCCGCGAATTCACCCTGGAGAGGCCGATCGTCGACGGGACAGGCACGGTGCGGATCGACGACACGATCTGGCGCGTCGCCGGCCCCGACGCGCCAGCCGGCAGCCGCGTCAAGGTCGTGCAGGCCGATGGCGCGAGCCTGACGGTGGCGGCGGCTTAG